The following proteins come from a genomic window of Pseudomonas sp. MAG733B:
- a CDS encoding aminotransferase class V-fold PLP-dependent enzyme: MNKRPLYFDYAATTPVDERVIKVMVECLGFSGNFGNPASSSHFFGQQARQSVEQARRQVAELVGAEAEQIVWTSGATESNNLALKGVAQARGIAGGHIITSQIEHKAILDTAKQLQDAGVAVTYLVPDAEGLITAQAVSDAMREDTFLVSLMLVNNELGTVNDIPAIGQVVRERGALFHVDAAQGAGKVAIDLAEWPVDLMSFSAHKLYGPKGIGALYVGPRAQQRLLAQIHGGGHEGGLRSGTLATHQIVAMGEAFALAAASFEEEADKIVRLRARLLEPLLSIPGVRLNGSPTQRIPHTLSLTFNEGEFSSAALSASIAFSATSACNSASNAPSHVLLALGHDARAASRTIRLSLGRFTSDQDIDQAVQLIKTACASAPAFWQ; the protein is encoded by the coding sequence ATGAATAAACGTCCGTTGTATTTCGACTACGCCGCCACCACGCCGGTGGACGAGCGAGTCATCAAGGTCATGGTCGAGTGTCTGGGTTTCAGCGGCAATTTCGGCAACCCGGCCTCCAGCTCCCACTTCTTTGGCCAACAGGCCCGGCAATCCGTCGAGCAGGCGCGGCGTCAGGTCGCTGAACTGGTCGGTGCCGAGGCTGAGCAGATCGTCTGGACCTCCGGCGCCACAGAATCCAACAACCTCGCCCTCAAGGGCGTCGCCCAGGCGCGCGGCATTGCCGGCGGCCACATCATCACCAGCCAGATCGAACACAAGGCGATTCTCGACACTGCAAAACAATTGCAGGACGCCGGCGTCGCGGTGACGTATCTGGTGCCGGACGCCGAAGGCTTGATTACGGCGCAAGCGGTCAGCGACGCGATGCGCGAAGACACCTTCCTGGTCTCGCTGATGCTGGTCAACAACGAACTGGGCACGGTCAATGACATCCCGGCCATCGGCCAGGTGGTGCGTGAGCGCGGCGCGTTGTTTCATGTCGACGCAGCTCAGGGTGCGGGCAAAGTAGCAATCGACCTGGCCGAGTGGCCGGTGGACTTGATGTCGTTCTCGGCGCACAAACTCTACGGCCCCAAAGGCATCGGCGCGCTGTACGTCGGGCCTCGTGCGCAACAGCGCTTGCTGGCACAGATCCACGGCGGCGGTCACGAAGGCGGTTTGCGTTCCGGCACCCTGGCGACACATCAGATCGTCGCCATGGGCGAGGCCTTCGCCCTGGCGGCGGCTTCATTCGAGGAAGAGGCGGACAAGATCGTACGACTGCGTGCACGCCTGCTCGAACCGCTGTTGAGCATTCCGGGCGTGCGCCTCAATGGCAGCCCGACCCAAAGAATCCCGCATACCCTGAGCCTGACCTTTAATGAAGGCGAGTTCAGTTCCGCGGCGCTAAGCGCCTCGATCGCGTTTTCCGCGACGTCGGCCTGTAACTCTGCGAGCAATGCGCCGTCCCATGTGCTGCTGGCGCTGGGGCATGACGCTCGCGCAGCGAGTCGCACCATCCGTTTGAGTCTGGGGCGCTTCACCTCCGACCAGGATATCGATCAAGCGGTACAACTGATTAAAACGGCCTGCGCCAGTGCTCCGGCATTCTGGCAATAG
- a CDS encoding LysE family translocator, producing MTLSLDLLLGFALFALVTSITPGPNNTMLLASGVNFGFNRTIPHMLGITCGFFVLVVAVGFGLGAVFQTYPVLYTVLRYVGAAYLLYLAWKIAHSGPVSDSEKGEGKPISYLGAAAFQWVNPKAWIMAIGAISTYTPMQGYFTNVIVIAAVFALINLPSVGVWAACGTLLRNVLKDRRWLRLFNWGMAALLVASLYPILLESFS from the coding sequence ATGACGCTCTCACTCGATCTGCTGCTGGGCTTCGCTTTGTTTGCCCTTGTCACCTCGATCACGCCCGGCCCGAACAACACGATGTTGCTGGCATCCGGCGTGAACTTCGGCTTTAACCGCACGATCCCCCATATGCTCGGCATTACCTGCGGCTTCTTCGTGCTGGTGGTGGCGGTCGGTTTCGGATTGGGCGCGGTGTTCCAGACTTACCCTGTGCTCTACACCGTGCTGCGTTACGTCGGCGCGGCGTATTTGCTGTATCTGGCGTGGAAAATCGCCCACTCCGGGCCGGTCTCGGACAGTGAGAAGGGCGAGGGCAAACCGATCAGCTACCTGGGCGCTGCCGCGTTCCAGTGGGTCAATCCCAAGGCCTGGATCATGGCCATCGGCGCCATCAGCACGTACACGCCGATGCAAGGCTACTTCACCAATGTCATCGTGATTGCTGCGGTTTTCGCGCTGATCAACCTGCCGAGCGTCGGTGTCTGGGCCGCGTGCGGCACGCTGTTGCGCAACGTTTTGAAGGATCGCCGCTGGCTGCGCCTGTTCAACTGGGGCATGGCCGCGCTGCTGGTGGCGTCGCTGTATCCGATCCTGCTCGAAAGCTTTAGCTGA
- the msuE gene encoding FMN reductase, with protein sequence MSRPLKVVAVSGGTWRPSRTLVLTQALLAQLAEQLPIETRLIELGDIARPLGAALSRQELSADIEAELQAIENADLLIVAAPVYRGSYPGLLKHLFDLIDLNALINTPVLLAATGGSERHALVLDHQLRPLFSFFQALTLPIGVYATEADFSNYQITSELLKARIQLAAERAAPLFGVHPNNLLKIA encoded by the coding sequence ATGTCGCGTCCATTGAAAGTCGTCGCCGTTTCCGGCGGCACCTGGCGTCCATCCCGCACGCTGGTGCTGACCCAGGCGCTGTTGGCGCAGTTGGCTGAGCAACTGCCTATCGAAACCAGGCTGATCGAGCTGGGTGACATCGCCCGGCCACTGGGCGCGGCGCTGTCCCGTCAGGAGTTGAGCGCGGACATCGAAGCCGAACTGCAAGCGATCGAAAACGCCGACCTACTGATCGTCGCCGCGCCCGTCTATCGCGGCTCCTATCCGGGGCTGCTCAAGCACTTGTTCGACCTGATCGATTTGAACGCGTTGATCAACACGCCTGTGCTGCTGGCCGCCACCGGTGGCAGTGAGCGCCATGCGCTGGTGCTCGATCATCAATTGCGACCGCTGTTCAGTTTCTTTCAGGCGCTGACCTTGCCGATTGGTGTCTACGCCACCGAAGCCGATTTCTCTAATTACCAGATAACCAGTGAACTTCTAAAGGCCCGCATTCAACTGGCCGCAGAACGCGCCGCGCCATTGTTCGGCGTGCACCCCAACAATCTGCTGAAAATCGCTTAA
- the ssuD gene encoding FMNH2-dependent alkanesulfonate monooxygenase, with amino-acid sequence MDVFWFLPTHGDGHYLGTTQGARPVTLNYLKQVAQAADSLGYHGVLIPTGRSCEDSWVIASALVPLTERLRYLVAIRPGIISPTVSARMAATLDRLSNGRLLINVVTGGDPDENRGDGSFLDHSERYEVTDEFLKIWRRVLQGEAVDFEGKHLRVQNAKALYPPVQKPYPPLYFGGSSDAAHDLAAEQVDVYLTWGEPPAAVAQKLADVRERAARNGRTVKFGIRLHVIVRETAEEAWKAADKLIEHISDETIAAAQQSFSRFDSEGQRRMAALHDGRRDNLEIAPNLWAGVGLVRGGAGTALVGDPQQVAARIKEYADLGIESFIFSGYPHLEEAYRFAELVFPLLPEPYASLAGRGVTNLTGPFGEMIANDVLPTKATA; translated from the coding sequence ATGGATGTTTTCTGGTTTCTGCCAACCCACGGCGACGGTCACTATCTGGGCACCACTCAGGGCGCACGCCCGGTAACCCTCAACTATTTGAAACAGGTGGCACAGGCCGCCGACAGCCTGGGTTATCACGGTGTGTTGATTCCTACCGGGCGCTCTTGCGAAGACTCGTGGGTGATCGCTTCGGCGCTGGTGCCGTTGACCGAGCGCTTGCGTTATCTGGTGGCGATCCGCCCGGGGATCATTTCGCCGACCGTGTCGGCGCGCATGGCGGCGACGCTGGACCGTTTGTCCAACGGCCGCTTGCTGATCAATGTGGTGACTGGCGGCGACCCGGATGAAAACCGTGGCGATGGCAGCTTCCTCGATCACAGCGAACGCTACGAAGTCACCGACGAATTCTTGAAAATCTGGCGCCGGGTGTTGCAAGGCGAAGCGGTGGACTTCGAGGGTAAACACCTGCGCGTGCAGAACGCCAAGGCACTGTATCCACCGGTGCAGAAACCGTATCCGCCGTTGTATTTCGGCGGCTCGTCCGACGCGGCCCACGACCTGGCCGCGGAACAGGTCGATGTCTACCTGACCTGGGGCGAACCACCGGCCGCCGTGGCGCAAAAACTCGCCGATGTGCGTGAGCGTGCGGCGCGGAACGGACGCACGGTGAAGTTCGGGATTCGCCTGCACGTGATCGTGCGCGAAACCGCCGAAGAGGCCTGGAAAGCCGCCGACAAATTGATCGAACACATCAGCGACGAGACCATCGCCGCTGCGCAGCAATCGTTCTCGCGGTTTGACTCGGAAGGCCAACGGCGCATGGCCGCTTTGCATGACGGGCGTCGCGACAACCTGGAAATTGCACCCAACCTGTGGGCCGGCGTCGGTCTGGTACGGGGCGGGGCCGGGACAGCGCTGGTCGGTGATCCACAGCAAGTGGCGGCGCGCATCAAGGAGTACGCGGACCTGGGGATCGAGAGTTTCATCTTCTCCGGTTACCCGCACCTCGAAGAGGCTTATCGCTTTGCCGAGCTGGTGTTCCCGCTGCTGCCCGAGCCGTACGCCAGCCTAGCCGGGCGTGGTGTGACCAACCTCACGGGGCCGTTTGGCGAAATGATTGCCAATGATGTGTTGCCGACCAAAGCCACGGCCTGA
- a CDS encoding acyl-CoA dehydrogenase family protein: MTAKPHSALISPLQTARHLAAEFALTAVERDERGGTPKAERDALRHSGLLALGIPTQFGGLGASWSETLTVVREFAKVDSSIAHVFGFHHLMLATVRLFARPEQWQPWFEQTARKNWFWGNALNPLDTRTVVKKLGGWREFSGKKSFCSGASDSEMLIASAVDESAGGKLLIAAIPSGRSGITLHNDWNNMGQRQTDSGSATFERVRVEESELLLDPGPLSTPFACLRPLIAQLTFTHMFLGIAEGAFEEARQYTLTETRPWHKSTAQDVSQDPYVLGHYGEFWVALEGVRLLVERAAELLDKAWAKGPNLSADERGHLATAIATAKVAATRNGLELCSRLFEVTGARSTHASLRLDRHWRNLRTQTLHDPVDYKLHELGDWALNQALPIPTFYS; the protein is encoded by the coding sequence GTGACTGCCAAGCCGCACAGCGCCCTGATATCCCCGCTGCAAACCGCCCGCCATTTGGCGGCGGAGTTTGCCTTGACCGCCGTCGAGCGCGACGAACGTGGCGGCACACCCAAGGCCGAGCGCGACGCCCTGCGCCACAGCGGCCTGCTCGCCTTGGGCATTCCCACCCAGTTCGGCGGCCTCGGCGCCAGTTGGAGTGAAACCCTGACCGTTGTGCGCGAGTTCGCCAAGGTCGACAGTTCGATTGCCCATGTATTCGGCTTCCATCACCTGATGCTTGCCACCGTGCGCCTGTTCGCCCGGCCGGAACAATGGCAGCCGTGGTTTGAACAGACCGCGCGCAAGAACTGGTTCTGGGGCAACGCCCTCAACCCGCTCGACACCCGCACCGTGGTGAAAAAACTCGGCGGCTGGCGTGAGTTTTCCGGCAAGAAAAGTTTCTGCTCCGGCGCCAGCGATTCGGAAATGCTGATCGCCTCGGCGGTGGACGAAAGTGCCGGCGGCAAGCTGTTGATCGCCGCAATCCCCAGCGGTCGCAGCGGCATCACCCTGCACAACGACTGGAACAACATGGGCCAGCGCCAGACCGACAGCGGTAGTGCCACGTTCGAACGGGTACGGGTCGAAGAGTCGGAACTGCTGCTCGATCCGGGTCCGTTGAGTACACCGTTCGCCTGCCTGCGCCCGCTGATCGCCCAGCTCACGTTCACCCATATGTTCCTCGGTATCGCCGAAGGCGCCTTCGAAGAAGCGCGGCAATACACGCTGACCGAAACCCGGCCGTGGCATAAATCCACCGCTCAGGATGTGTCCCAGGACCCTTATGTGCTCGGCCACTACGGCGAATTCTGGGTAGCCCTCGAAGGCGTGCGACTGCTGGTGGAACGGGCCGCCGAACTGCTCGACAAAGCCTGGGCCAAAGGCCCGAACCTCAGCGCCGACGAGCGCGGGCACCTGGCTACCGCGATCGCCACGGCCAAGGTCGCGGCCACGCGCAATGGCCTTGAGTTGTGTAGCCGCCTGTTCGAAGTGACCGGCGCGCGCTCGACCCACGCCTCACTGCGACTGGACCGCCACTGGCGCAACCTGCGTACGCAAACTCTGCATGACCCGGTGGATTACAAACTCCATGAGCTGGGTGATTGGGCGCTGAACCAGGCCCTGCCAATTCCGACTTTCTATTCATAG
- a CDS encoding sigma-54 dependent transcriptional regulator has protein sequence MQLLTLPPSPALATSIRATAQVFEDPKSQALLAHLQQVAPSEASVLIIGETGTGKELVARHIHNLSARRNRPFVAVNCGAFSESLVEAELFGHEKGAFTGALSAKAGWFEEADGGTLFLDEIGDLPMAIQVKLLRVLQEREVVRLGSRKSIPIDVRVLAATNVQLEKAINAGHFREDLYYRLDVVSLELSPLRDRPGDILPLTRHFIDAYSQRLGYGSITISKEAELKLRSYSWPGNIRELENVIHHTLLICRNGVIERDDLRLSNMRIERQDDYHAQVDDSAEALLDRAFQKLFEQQAGALHEKVEDALLRAAYRFSHYNQVHTAALLGLSRNVTRTRLIKIGELAVNKRRPTENVQGERLMQLSI, from the coding sequence ATGCAACTGCTGACCTTACCGCCCTCGCCCGCTCTGGCCACGTCGATCCGCGCCACAGCCCAGGTATTCGAAGACCCGAAATCCCAGGCCTTGCTCGCGCATCTGCAACAGGTCGCGCCGAGCGAAGCGAGTGTGCTGATCATTGGTGAAACCGGCACCGGCAAAGAGCTGGTGGCGCGACATATCCACAACCTCAGCGCCCGCCGCAACCGGCCGTTCGTGGCGGTGAACTGTGGCGCGTTCTCCGAATCCCTGGTCGAGGCCGAGTTGTTCGGCCATGAAAAAGGCGCGTTTACCGGCGCGTTGAGCGCCAAGGCCGGCTGGTTCGAGGAGGCCGACGGCGGCACCTTGTTCCTCGATGAAATCGGCGATTTGCCGATGGCGATCCAGGTCAAGTTGCTGCGTGTGTTGCAGGAACGCGAAGTGGTGCGCCTGGGCTCGCGCAAGAGCATTCCCATCGATGTGCGGGTACTCGCGGCGACCAACGTGCAACTGGAAAAAGCCATCAACGCCGGGCATTTCCGCGAAGACCTGTATTACCGGCTCGACGTAGTCAGCCTGGAACTCAGCCCGCTGCGTGACCGGCCGGGCGACATCCTGCCGCTGACCCGTCACTTCATCGACGCCTACAGCCAGCGCCTCGGCTACGGCAGCATCACCATCAGTAAAGAAGCCGAGCTCAAACTGCGCAGCTACAGTTGGCCGGGCAATATCCGCGAGCTGGAAAACGTCATTCACCACACGCTGTTGATTTGCCGCAACGGTGTGATCGAACGCGATGACCTGCGCCTGTCGAACATGCGCATCGAGCGTCAGGACGACTATCACGCGCAAGTCGACGACTCCGCCGAAGCGCTGTTGGATCGGGCCTTTCAAAAGCTTTTCGAACAACAGGCCGGTGCGTTGCACGAGAAAGTTGAAGATGCGTTGCTGCGCGCCGCCTATCGCTTCAGCCATTACAACCAGGTGCACACCGCCGCGCTGCTGGGGCTGAGCCGCAACGTCACGCGCACACGCCTGATCAAGATCGGCGAGCTGGCAGTGAACAAACGCCGGCCTACGGAAAACGTGCAGGGCGAGCGGTTGATGCAGCTGTCGATTTAA
- a CDS encoding MetQ/NlpA family ABC transporter substrate-binding protein — protein sequence MKKTLAVLAALISLSVHANEKLTVGATPVPHAEILEFVKPTLAKEGVDLDIKVFTDFIQPNQQLALKNLDANYYQYRPFLDDYNKTRHTDLVPVVGVHIEPFGAYSTKIKNISELKDGATVSIPNDPVNTGRALVLLHEAGLIKLKDPSNTLATQRDIVENPKHLKIRELEGALLARSVSQVDLAFVFANYALEAGIDTNSALIVEKGKSLYIEFLVARPDNINDPGLQKLAKALNSDEVRQFILTRYKGQIAPGF from the coding sequence ATGAAAAAGACCCTGGCCGTTTTGGCTGCACTGATTTCGTTGAGCGTTCACGCCAATGAAAAACTCACGGTCGGCGCCACCCCGGTGCCGCACGCGGAAATCCTTGAATTCGTCAAACCGACGTTGGCCAAGGAAGGCGTGGACCTGGACATCAAGGTGTTCACCGATTTCATCCAGCCCAACCAGCAGTTGGCGTTGAAAAATCTCGACGCCAACTATTACCAGTACCGGCCATTTCTCGATGACTACAACAAGACCCGCCACACCGATCTGGTGCCGGTGGTCGGCGTGCACATCGAACCGTTCGGCGCTTACTCGACCAAAATCAAAAACATCTCCGAGCTGAAGGATGGCGCGACCGTGTCGATCCCCAACGACCCGGTGAACACCGGTCGTGCGTTGGTGCTGCTGCATGAAGCGGGTTTGATCAAACTCAAGGACCCGAGCAACACACTGGCGACCCAACGCGACATCGTCGAAAACCCCAAGCACCTGAAAATCCGTGAGCTGGAAGGGGCGCTGCTGGCGCGTTCGGTCAGTCAGGTGGACCTGGCATTTGTGTTCGCCAACTACGCGCTGGAAGCCGGGATCGACACCAACAGTGCGCTGATCGTCGAGAAGGGCAAGAGCCTGTACATCGAGTTCCTCGTAGCGCGTCCCGATAACATCAACGACCCGGGTTTGCAGAAACTGGCCAAGGCGTTGAACTCCGATGAAGTGCGACAGTTCATCTTGACCCGTTACAAAGGGCAGATTGCGCCGGGGTTCTGA
- a CDS encoding methionine ABC transporter permease produces MAELFKNIYWADIGQACLDTLSMLSAALGFTVLLGLPLGVLLFLTGKRQLHEAVGIYRVLSVIVNMLRSLPFIILLIVLIPLTTLLVGTSLGVPGTIPPLVVGCTPFFARLVETALREVDRGVVEATQAMGANTWQIIRYTLLPEARGGLLAAVTVTAIVLVDYTAMAGVIGGGGLGDLAIRFGYQRFQTDVMVVTVVLLLILVQALQMSGDRLVARYSHR; encoded by the coding sequence ATGGCCGAATTGTTCAAGAACATTTATTGGGCCGACATCGGCCAGGCGTGCCTCGACACGCTGAGCATGCTCAGCGCGGCCCTCGGTTTTACCGTGCTGCTGGGATTGCCGCTGGGCGTGTTGCTGTTCCTCACCGGCAAGCGCCAGTTGCATGAAGCCGTCGGGATTTACCGGGTGTTGTCGGTGATCGTCAACATGCTGCGTTCGCTGCCGTTCATCATTTTGCTGATTGTGCTGATTCCCCTGACCACGCTGCTGGTGGGCACCTCGCTGGGTGTGCCGGGCACCATTCCGCCGCTGGTGGTGGGCTGCACGCCGTTCTTCGCGCGGCTGGTGGAAACCGCGCTGCGCGAAGTCGATCGCGGCGTGGTGGAAGCGACCCAGGCGATGGGCGCCAACACTTGGCAAATCATCCGCTACACCTTGCTGCCTGAAGCCCGGGGAGGGTTGCTGGCGGCGGTGACGGTGACCGCGATCGTGCTGGTCGATTACACGGCGATGGCCGGCGTGATTGGCGGCGGCGGGCTGGGTGACCTGGCGATCCGCTTCGGCTATCAGCGCTTCCAGACCGACGTGATGGTGGTCACGGTGGTGCTGTTGTTGATCCTGGTCCAGGCCCTGCAAATGAGCGGCGACCGACTGGTAGCGCGTTACAGCCACCGATAA
- a CDS encoding SfnB family sulfur acquisition oxidoreductase: MPALPESAVYPINRPSAHRIADGAEALQVAERVAGILLEQDAERDRSRQVPAEIVDLFSNSGLWGITVPKAFGGAQVSSAVLAQVIAIISAADPSLGQIPQNHYCLLEDIRLQGTPEQQAHFFELALQGHRFANALSETGGKNVQDIQTTIRRYGDGHVINGRKGYCTGSLYAHWLAVLALDEEQKGQLAFVERGTQGLVIVDDWDSIGQRTTSSGTVLAEDLHVAAFNLFPTWRSYESPTLAGPFAQLTTAAIDAGIARAALRDTIAFVQQFARPWIDAGVEKASEDPLTIIQVGGLEIRLEAAEALLERAGHALDAARPAPDEDNVARASLAVAKAKVLTTEIAIEATNKLFELGGTRSTLRKHNFDRHWRNARVHTLHDPVRWKYHVVGNWLLNGVKPPRHDWS; the protein is encoded by the coding sequence ATGCCTGCCTTGCCCGAATCAGCCGTTTATCCGATCAACCGTCCGTCAGCCCACCGGATCGCTGACGGAGCCGAAGCTCTGCAAGTGGCCGAGCGTGTCGCCGGGATCCTGCTGGAGCAGGACGCCGAGCGCGACCGTTCACGCCAGGTGCCCGCCGAGATCGTCGATCTGTTTTCCAACAGCGGCCTGTGGGGCATCACCGTGCCCAAAGCGTTCGGTGGCGCGCAGGTCTCCTCTGCGGTGCTGGCGCAGGTCATCGCGATCATCTCGGCGGCTGATCCATCCCTGGGACAGATTCCGCAAAACCATTACTGCCTGCTGGAAGACATTCGCCTGCAAGGCACGCCGGAGCAGCAGGCGCATTTCTTTGAGCTGGCCTTGCAAGGTCACCGCTTCGCCAACGCCTTGTCGGAGACCGGTGGCAAGAACGTGCAGGACATTCAGACCACCATCCGCCGTTACGGCGACGGTCATGTGATCAACGGCCGCAAAGGCTACTGCACCGGTTCGCTGTATGCGCACTGGCTGGCGGTGCTGGCGCTGGACGAAGAGCAGAAGGGCCAGTTGGCCTTCGTCGAGCGCGGCACGCAAGGGCTGGTGATCGTCGATGACTGGGACAGCATCGGCCAGCGCACCACGTCCAGCGGCACCGTTTTGGCCGAGGATCTGCACGTCGCGGCGTTCAATCTGTTCCCGACCTGGCGCTCCTATGAAAGCCCGACCCTGGCCGGACCGTTCGCCCAATTGACCACCGCCGCCATTGACGCCGGCATTGCCCGCGCGGCCCTGCGCGACACCATCGCTTTCGTTCAGCAATTCGCCCGGCCGTGGATCGATGCGGGTGTGGAAAAAGCCAGCGAAGATCCGCTGACCATCATTCAGGTCGGCGGCCTGGAGATTCGACTGGAAGCCGCCGAAGCCTTGTTGGAGCGGGCCGGTCATGCACTGGATGCGGCGCGTCCGGCACCGGATGAAGACAACGTTGCCCGCGCGTCCCTGGCCGTGGCCAAGGCCAAAGTGCTGACCACCGAAATCGCCATCGAAGCGACCAACAAACTGTTCGAACTCGGCGGCACCCGTTCCACGTTGCGCAAGCACAACTTCGACCGCCACTGGCGCAACGCCCGGGTCCACACCCTGCACGACCCGGTGCGCTGGAAATACCACGTGGTCGGCAACTGGCTGCTCAACGGCGTGAAACCGCCGCGTCATGACTGGTCGTGA
- a CDS encoding VOC family protein, with product MSVKPIPEGYHSITPYLGIAKAGEAIEFYKKAFGAIEVMRLSMPDGGIGHAELRIGDCPIMLGTPCDQGPLSNPDNSPSVGLHLYVTDVDKSYKQAIAAGGTVVSEVKDQFYGDRSGTLKDPYGHLWFLATRKEDLTQEQIEQRAKEMFQQG from the coding sequence ATGAGCGTTAAACCCATTCCAGAGGGTTATCACAGCATCACCCCGTACCTGGGCATCGCAAAAGCCGGCGAAGCCATCGAGTTCTACAAAAAAGCCTTCGGCGCCATCGAAGTCATGCGCCTGTCCATGCCCGACGGTGGTATCGGTCACGCCGAACTGCGCATCGGCGACTGCCCGATCATGCTCGGCACACCGTGCGATCAAGGGCCGTTAAGCAATCCGGACAACTCGCCTTCGGTCGGTCTGCATTTGTATGTGACCGATGTGGACAAGTCTTACAAACAGGCGATTGCGGCAGGTGGCACCGTGGTGTCGGAGGTCAAGGATCAGTTTTATGGCGACCGTTCCGGGACTTTGAAGGATCCGTATGGACATCTGTGGTTTTTGGCCACGCGGAAAGAGGATCTGACTCAGGAGCAGATTGAGCAGCGGGCCAAGGAGATGTTTCAGCAGGGTTGA
- a CDS encoding alpha/beta fold hydrolase → MFAGFLKDQRRVNGVDIAYRIGGSGPGLLLLHGHPQTHIIWHKVAEQLAEHFTVVAADLRGYGDSGKPPADDLHAHYSKREMAKDNVELMKALGFDRFSVLAHDRGARVAHRLALDHADAVQRMVLLDIAPTLAMYSQTNEAFARAYWHWFFLIRPAPLPETLIDADPEAYLRSVMGSRSAGLKPFTEQAFGEYLRCLKLPGAARGICEDYRASASIDLQHDRADIDAGHHLNLPLLVLWGAEGTVGRCFEPLKEWQQVATDVRGKALPAGHYIAEEAPELLLAEALGFLR, encoded by the coding sequence ATGTTTGCCGGATTCCTGAAAGACCAGCGCCGCGTCAACGGTGTGGATATCGCCTACCGCATCGGCGGCAGCGGGCCGGGCCTGTTGTTGCTGCACGGTCACCCGCAGACCCACATCATCTGGCACAAGGTCGCCGAACAACTGGCCGAGCATTTCACCGTGGTTGCCGCCGACCTGCGCGGTTACGGCGACAGCGGCAAACCGCCCGCCGATGATCTCCACGCGCATTACTCCAAACGGGAAATGGCCAAGGACAACGTCGAGTTGATGAAGGCCCTGGGGTTCGACCGTTTCTCGGTGCTGGCCCACGACCGTGGCGCCCGCGTCGCCCATCGCCTGGCGCTGGACCATGCCGATGCCGTGCAACGCATGGTGTTGCTCGATATCGCGCCAACCCTGGCGATGTATTCGCAAACCAACGAAGCCTTTGCCCGTGCGTACTGGCACTGGTTCTTCCTGATCCGCCCCGCACCGTTGCCGGAAACCCTGATCGACGCCGATCCCGAGGCTTATCTGCGCAGTGTGATGGGCAGTCGCAGTGCCGGACTCAAACCGTTCACCGAGCAAGCCTTTGGCGAATACCTGCGATGCCTGAAACTGCCGGGCGCCGCCCGTGGCATCTGTGAGGATTACCGGGCCAGCGCCAGCATCGATCTGCAACATGACCGCGCCGACATCGATGCCGGTCATCATCTGAACCTGCCGTTGCTGGTTTTATGGGGCGCCGAAGGCACGGTCGGGCGCTGTTTCGAGCCGCTCAAGGAATGGCAGCAAGTCGCCACCGATGTCCGTGGCAAAGCGTTGCCCGCCGGGCATTACATCGCCGAAGAAGCCCCTGAACTGCTGCTTGCCGAAGCGCTGGGTTTCCTGCGCTGA